The DNA segment TGATGCTGCCGATTGCCGCGGCCATCTTGGCTTTGACCGGCGTCTTGGCCCTGGCCTGCTTTGCGAAAGCTTTCGGGATTTCATTTCTCGCCCTCGCAAGAAGTACCCATGCGCGCCAGGCCGAAGAAGTCCCGATCGCCATGCGGATCGCGATGGGCAGCCTCGCTCTGCTATGCGTCGGGCTAGGCTTGGCTCCCATGATTGTGGTGCCGCTCCTCGACCGGATTACCGGTCCTCTGACCGGTCTGTCAATCAGCGACAAGGTGCTGGCGCTCGATGGCTGGGCCCTGGCGCCGGTCAACATGGAATTTTCCAGTGTCTCGACGCCTATGCTGGCAGTCATGCTGCTCCTGTGCGGGCTCCTCGGCCTGGTCCTGGCCTTCCTCTTCGGTGGACAATTGGTGACTCGCTCCTACAAAACCTGGGGCTGCGGAATCACCCTCTCCCCGCGGATGGCCTACACCGCTACGGGATTTACCCAACCGATCAAGCGAGTCTTCAGCACCATCTATCAACCGACGATCAAACTTGAAACTGAATTCCTGGAAGAATCCCGCTACTTCGCCAAGCAACGAAAGTTTGAGTTTCATATCGAGCCGATTTTTGAACAGTATCTCTACGGTCCGGTGGTCCGTGTCTTTCTGGGAATCGCCGACCGGCTGCGCATTCTTCAGGGAGGCAGTCTGCACCTCTACCTGGCCTATATTTTCGTGACGCTCGTCGTTTTGTTATTGTTCGCGGTCTAGGAGAAGCGAGAAGGATGCCGTCTCTTATTCAGTCCCTGCTGCTCGTGATCGCACAGGCCATCGTCCTGCTCTCGGTCTCGCCTTTCCTCGTGGGACTCATCCGCAAGGTGAAGGCGCGGTTCCAATGCCGACAGGGCGCCAGCGTCTTTCAACCCTATGCTGATCTGGCCAAACTCTTCAGAAAGCAGCCGGTAATCTCGTCCACCGCCTCCTGGATCTTCCCTGCCACACCCTATATTCTGTTTGCCTCCACACTTTCCGCTGGCCTGCTGGTCCCCACGTTCCTCTCACAGACCCCCCTGAACTTTGCGGGGAACATCATCGCGCTCGTCTACCTTCTGGCGCTGGGAACGTTTTTCCTAATTCTCGCAGGGCTCGATACCGGATCGGCCTTCGGCGGGATGGGCAGCAGCCGGGAAGCGCTCGTCGCATCGCTGACAGAGCCGGCCATGATCCTCTCCATCTTTGCCATTGCTTTGACCGCCGGCTCCACCAATCTCAGCACCATCGTTCATAAAACGGCGCTGCTGGAAGGAATCGTGACGGACCCCTCGCCGCATCTGATGGCGCTGGCCGCGCTCTTCATTGTAGCGCTCGCGGAAACCGGACGGGTACCGGTCGACAATCCCGCGACCCATCTCGAACTCACCATGATCCATGAAGCGATGGTCCTGGAATATTCCGGCCGCTATCTGGCCCTCATCGAATGGGCGGCCGGCCTGAAATTAGCCGTGTTTCTCTCTCTGGTCGCCAACGTCTTTGCGCCCTGGGGCATTGCGACGACGCTCACGCCAAGCGCCATGGGAATCGGACTCGTGGTCTACCTCGTGAAGATCGCAGGGCTGGCGGTGCTGATCGGAACCATCGAGTGCATGTTTGCAAAACTACGGTTATTCCGTGTGACAGACCTCCTGGGCGTCGCCTTTATCCTGGCGCTGCTCGGACTGCTGTTCTTTTACATTCTTCGGAGCTGAGCCCATGCAGATCTCTCCTCACATCGGATCGCAGCTCGTGGACTTGTGTTCGGCCTTACTCCTGCTCACCTGTTTCGCCATCGTGGCGCAACGGCGGCTCTCCGCCTGCGTCGACTTGTTCGCCCTGCAGTCGGCCTTTCTCGTCCTGACGGCAGCGCTGGTGGCTTTTCTGACCGGGAACCACCATATCTACATCGCGGCAGCGCTGACCGGCGTGATCAAAGTGGTCATCATCCCGCGGGTACTCAAAAAAGTCATCGAACGGCTCAATGTCAAACGGGAACT comes from the Nitrospirota bacterium genome and includes:
- a CDS encoding NADH-quinone oxidoreductase subunit H, which gives rise to MPSLIQSLLLVIAQAIVLLSVSPFLVGLIRKVKARFQCRQGASVFQPYADLAKLFRKQPVISSTASWIFPATPYILFASTLSAGLLVPTFLSQTPLNFAGNIIALVYLLALGTFFLILAGLDTGSAFGGMGSSREALVASLTEPAMILSIFAIALTAGSTNLSTIVHKTALLEGIVTDPSPHLMALAALFIVALAETGRVPVDNPATHLELTMIHEAMVLEYSGRYLALIEWAAGLKLAVFLSLVANVFAPWGIATTLTPSAMGIGLVVYLVKIAGLAVLIGTIECMFAKLRLFRVTDLLGVAFILALLGLLFFYILRS